A section of the Dehalococcoidales bacterium genome encodes:
- a CDS encoding winged helix-turn-helix domain-containing protein, giving the protein MKLNNRRSNFEIIADMLRVGENGAGKTEIMYSTNMSYSQIQKYLGFLMSHGFISKVEVGNPVVTYQVTDNGLKLLRSIESVTEMLGWDEN; this is encoded by the coding sequence ATGAAGCTAAATAACAGAAGGTCTAACTTTGAAATAATAGCTGATATGTTGAGGGTGGGGGAAAACGGCGCCGGCAAGACAGAGATTATGTATAGTACGAACATGAGCTACAGCCAGATACAGAAGTATCTCGGGTTCCTGATGAGCCACGGCTTTATTAGCAAAGTGGAAGTGGGCAATCCGGTAGTAACCTATCAGGTAACTGATAACGGCCTGAAACTGCTCAGAAGTATAGAAAGTGTTACTGAAATGCTTGGCTGGGATGAAAACTGA
- a CDS encoding methyltransferase, which produces MIYIAIGCLGFLLLHIFDIVSWKKLAGLKPFIWFSGSGLLVYAMVMAWLRSDEMALPLWTVRIGWALLAVSCLLLIYSLFINLPFRKTYIAAGVSDRLVTTGLYAMVRHPGVHWFTLAMFSLVLVSRSRLLLIAAPIFILMDIALTIWQDKFLFGRMFEEYDKYRRETPMLIPNRRSLNAFVNSLKQQFRA; this is translated from the coding sequence ATGATTTACATAGCTATCGGTTGCCTTGGTTTCCTGCTACTGCACATCTTCGACATAGTTTCCTGGAAAAAGCTGGCCGGACTAAAGCCATTCATCTGGTTTTCGGGCAGCGGCCTCCTGGTCTACGCGATGGTGATGGCGTGGCTCCGGTCAGACGAGATGGCGCTCCCCTTGTGGACTGTCAGGATCGGCTGGGCATTGCTGGCGGTATCTTGCCTGCTGCTGATATATTCCCTGTTTATCAACCTTCCCTTCCGCAAGACCTACATCGCCGCCGGCGTCAGCGACCGGTTGGTAACCACAGGGCTGTATGCCATGGTCAGGCATCCGGGAGTGCACTGGTTCACCCTTGCTATGTTCTCACTCGTCCTGGTTTCAAGGTCCCGTCTTTTGCTGATAGCGGCGCCGATCTTCATTCTGATGGATATCGCCCTGACCATTTGGCAGGACAAATTCCTGTTCGGCAGAATGTTTGAAGAATACGACAAATACCGGCGGGAAACACCGATGCTGATACCGAACCGGCGGAGCCTGAACGCTTTCGTCAATTCGTTGAAACAGCAGTTTAGAG